In Inquilinus sp. Marseille-Q2685, the following proteins share a genomic window:
- a CDS encoding Flp family type IVb pilin — MLRKFFNKARKVAQDDQGITAVEYAVLGALVAVGLVAAVPSLLAAFTAAFARIASAISGTP; from the coding sequence ATGTTGCGGAAGTTTTTCAACAAGGCTCGCAAGGTCGCTCAGGACGATCAGGGCATTACGGCCGTCGAGTACGCCGTCCTTGGCGCTCTGGTTGCCGTCGGGCTGGTTGCCGCTGTTCCCAGTCTGCTCGCCGCGTTTACTGCGGCATTCGCCAGAATCGCCTCTGCCATTAGTGGTACCCCTTGA
- a CDS encoding TadE/TadG family type IV pilus assembly protein, with amino-acid sequence MIFSARRATRVAGRQRPVAFSDESGLAAVEFALVAPVFIMLLFGIVIFGIHFGTWLAVNQAAAEGARASVAGMDLDERRELATSTAEAVLAAYGPILGDTGWTVDAKASDSDPRLFEVTVTYDQAARNAASGLQGDSGDDDSLIVLPLSNPTATATVANGGY; translated from the coding sequence ATGATCTTTTCTGCACGACGTGCAACTCGAGTGGCGGGCCGGCAACGGCCCGTCGCCTTCTCCGACGAGAGCGGGCTGGCCGCGGTCGAATTCGCCCTGGTCGCCCCGGTCTTCATCATGCTGCTCTTCGGCATCGTCATCTTCGGCATCCATTTCGGCACCTGGCTCGCCGTCAATCAGGCCGCAGCAGAGGGCGCCCGCGCCTCCGTCGCCGGCATGGATCTGGATGAGCGCCGGGAGCTCGCGACCAGCACCGCCGAGGCCGTTCTCGCCGCCTATGGGCCGATCCTGGGCGACACCGGCTGGACGGTCGATGCCAAGGCCTCGGACTCCGACCCGCGCCTGTTCGAGGTGACGGTGACTTACGACCAGGCTGCGCGCAACGCGGCCTCTGGCCTTCAGGGCGACAGCGGGGACGATGACTCCTTGATCGTGCTGCCGCTCTCCAATCCGACGGCCACCGCGACCGTCGCCAATGGCGGATATTGA
- a CDS encoding A24 family peptidase: protein MAGLDFIFLGLLVLLLLPIVLIDLRESRIPNVCNLALAAGGLAQALVRSPTLQTLGLSLGVAVLTFLLLAGTAWLMQKIDRHARIGWGDLKFLTAASLWVGLQGSLIVLIVASLVALLATLAMAPWRGVRWREMRPFGPALAVGLLAVTVTVFIRGA from the coding sequence ATGGCCGGTCTCGATTTCATCTTCCTCGGCCTTCTGGTCCTGCTGCTGCTGCCGATCGTGCTGATCGATCTGCGCGAGAGCCGGATCCCCAATGTCTGCAACCTGGCGCTGGCCGCGGGCGGGTTGGCCCAGGCCCTGGTCCGCAGCCCGACGCTGCAGACGCTCGGCCTGTCGCTCGGCGTCGCCGTGCTCACCTTCCTGCTCCTCGCCGGCACCGCCTGGCTGATGCAGAAAATCGACCGGCATGCCCGCATCGGCTGGGGCGACCTGAAGTTCCTGACCGCCGCCAGCCTCTGGGTCGGGCTGCAGGGCAGCCTGATCGTGCTGATCGTCGCCAGCCTGGTGGCGCTGCTGGCCACCCTGGCCATGGCCCCCTGGCGCGGCGTCCGCTGGCGCGAGATGCGGCCCTTCGGCCCGGCGCTCGCGGTCGGCCTGCTCGCCGTCACTGTCACGGTCTTCATCCGCGGGGCGTGA